The DNA window TTCACCCTTCTTGAGGTTCACTCTCCTTCTTACCCAACTTAAATTCCATGGTCAACCATTATACTCAGGCCCATGCATAGCTACCGTTCTCCCTTGCCCTTCTCTCAATCTGATTAATCACCACCATGGGTAAATTCAACTCTCCGTCTACTCTAGTTTGCACTCATGTAGCTGTACGTGGTtaggaaaatacacacacacccacacacaaccaagcttcactttaaattcatgactACCATTCTCAAGAGAGCCCTTACTACTGCTGGGCAATTATACTAGGCATCCCTAGTTCATTCACTCTCCCAGTGTCCTGAACTGTTTCATACCTCCTCACTTCATCACTTCCCCCTTACTCTCACATCTCAGCTGATTCTTTGCCTCCTACTTCcctgagaaaattgaagcaatcagaaaagaatttCCAAAGATTCCCATCACCTCATTTATCCACTAACCATCTACCCACTTACCAGCATCTGTATCTATATTCTCTGCCTTCCCACTATACTACCATAGATCAACTATCCCTTCCCATCCTAAAGCCAGTCCCTCCACTTGTGCAATAGAtcccatcacctctcacctgctCAAGAATATTGCCCCAGCAATTAATTCTTCCCTTTCTCACATCAACTATTACTTTCTACTGTTTCATTTCCATCAGTATACAAACATGCTGTCATTTctcctatcttaaaaaaaaaaaagtttctttcccTCACCTCCCCTTTCAGTTTTTGTCTTATTTCCTGTTTCCCCTTTGACGTAAAACTTCCAGAGAGTTGCCTGTACTTGCTGCTCCAATTTCTCTTCTCTTATTCTCTCTTAAATCCACTTCATATAGGTTTTTATTCCCACAACTCcacaaaaaaaatgttcttttaaggGACACCAATCACCTCCTCCTTGCTAAATCCGATGGTCAATGCTCAGTCCttgctttcttgatttttcagattttgatCTGATTACAGTTGATCACCCCTTCTTCCTTGAGTCATCTGCACTTGGTTTCCAGGACTCGAAACTCTTGATTTTCCTCCTGCCTCAGTGGTTGTGCTTTCCAAATCTTTTTGCTTATTCTTCTCTCCAACATTTTACTTTGGATTTCTTAGTCCTCTGTATATATAAACTTCCTTGGTGATGTCATCCAGTCACATAGCATTAAATGCCATTTATATACCAACAAGTCTTAAATTTGTATCTCAATCCCATACATTGCTCCTACAATCCAAACTCATATCTCCAACTCCCTACTCAACATTTCAGCTTGGATGTCTACATTTCACACCCTACATGCCCCAAACTGAACTCCTGATCCTCCTCCCCAAAATCTTTCTCCATATCCCCTTGGCCCCCATCTCAATTGATGGCATCTCCATCTTTCAATTTGTTCAGGCCAAAAACCGTAAGAGTCACTTATGATTCTTCTCTTGCATCCACACCCTACATCTAATATGTCAGGAAGACCTTGACTCTACTTTCAAGTTATATCTAGAATGTGACTCTTTTTCACCACTTCCTCTGCTATCACTCTGCTCTGAGGCACTGTCATCCCCCGCTTGGATTAATATCAGAGCCTCCTAATGCTTATTTCTGCTCTACTCTTCCCCACAGCAACTAGAATGAGCCTGTTAAAATTTATGTCAGATCATGTCCCTCTTTTTCTCCAAGACCCTCCAGCGTTTCCcatctcagagtaaaagccagagTCCTTTTAATAGCCTACAATGTCTAGGCGACCCAGCCtcccactttccctctctggcctcctctTCTGCTCTCCTTTATCACCCCACCTTGGCCACTCCTGGCTATTCCCCAAACATGCCATGCAGTCTTCTGCCAGGGCCTTTGCAgcagctcttccctctgcctggaactcccTTCCCCTGAGAATCTGGAtaactccctcacctccttccaatCTTTGGTTAAATGTTACCTTTTCCATAAGACCTACCCTGACCCCCTTACTGAATACCattgctgttttcttcttttttcaatagCATTTGTTACCTTCTGCTTatgtttattgtctctctcctcctgctagaatgtaagctccactaGGTCAAGGAAATTTGTCCCTTTTACTCGTAGGTGTATCTCAAGCACGCAGGACAAACAGTATCTGTCATGTAGTTAAtgttcagtatttgttgaatgaataaatttctgAGGCTAAACATCATAAAATGTGAATGGTGGAAGTGAGTAGAGGTGGTCCTAGGTGgacaatacattttttaataaatagatgtTGGAGGAAGAGAATAAGGGATAAAGGGGATGGCGAGGGGCTTGATAAAGCATTAAAAGCGACTGCCTACCAGTTAGCCTTTAGCCCTAGGTGCAATTCAAGACACATTGAATTTCATTGTAAAAGGGAACATCAATAACTTCCACAAGATGGCACTGTGTCCAGTCCTGTTTTCCCGCATTCGaagggtttgaaatattgtaaaATTGTGTGACTGATGCCCTCTGctggcttgtttttgtttttcttgacctTGAGCCTTTGGCTTAACGATGTAAATGATGGCTCCATATGCTTCCTTGAACATGCTCTATGTGATTCTTACATCCATAATTTAAGCCAGCTGGCCAAAAGCACACTCAAAAGTTTATAGTACTGACACAGCATACAGGCATAACACTGACACCGATTTGATTGCCACAGAGAACCACCACGGTATGGCGACACTCAGATCCCTGCACGGCATTCTAGCCGCGTGCCAGTCATGCATCACGCCAAAAAATCAAGCACACGTGCTGCCTTGTGGCTCTGCCTGTCCTGCATCCTTCCATCTCAGCTGCAATCCCTGGTACCATTTTGGAAAGATGGGCAAAACTGccttcccatccctccctccttgctCTCAATTGCCACCACCACCCTCCAGCCTTCCTTATAACTTAGGGTGACAAGAAAcagagctgggaggaaggggtacATCTTCTTATACAGGCAAGTATTTGACAAGTTGGGATTTTAATTCCAAAGCTACCCTaaccctctccccttccctgccctcccccacctgcccacaTACACACGCCATCATACTCTCTGGAAATTTAGATCATTAATATCCTACTTGCACCCTTTCGGTGtggtttaaatttaaaagactgactgGATTACTATACTTAAGTGACAGGTAACTTTCCCAAGAACTGTCACATTAGGTTATACCAACTGTTAAGTAGGCCTGCATCCCTAGGCCAGCAGCAACCCAGAGAAGCATGCCACAAGTGAGCCTCATCATCCTTCAAGCAGCAACACCTAAAGGCTTGGgatttcttaacatttatttgtttgtttgtttggctgtgctgggtcttagttgcggcatgcgggcttctctctagttgtggcacggggaCTCTAAAGCACGCAGGCTTACTtgcccctcagcatgtgggatcttagttccaagaccagggatcgaacccacatcccctgcattggaaggcggattcttaaccactggaccaccagggaagtcccttaacacTTTCTTACAAGACAGTTATGGCCTTTTTATGTGcgttttttccccaaaatttttGGAACCCATTTATATCCCTGGCTTGTGAAACTTCTTAGACTTACATGTAGACagtgtataaaattattttttcaggggcttccctggtggcgcagtggttgagaatctgcctgctaatgcaggggacacgggttcgagccctggtctgggaagatcccacatgccgcggagcaactaggcccgtgagccacaactactgagcctgcgcgtctggagcctgtgctccgcaacaagagaggccgcgatagtgagaggcccgcgcaccgcgatgaagagtggcccccgcttgccgcaactagagaaagccctcacagaaacaaagacccaacacagccaaaaataaataaattaattaatttttttaaaaaaagcactaggcttctactttctaaaaaaaaaaaaattattatttcatttgtcttaaaTTTCTCTGTTCAAATTTCAAAGGGTGTCTCCTCCTATAAGTCATGATTTGGTAGGCAAATAACATCCACTTTCACCCTTAATAGTTTTATAGAAATGACTGTATCTCTTTCGAGGCTTCCTTCCAGGCTGTGGTGTTCTAGTCTCTAATCCGTTTTCATAGGCCAGCTTCCTTTCCCTCTGATTCCTACCATTTTGGTTATTCCAGTTATCCTTCTGTGATCTAATTCCATTATAGCCTGGTTGTAAGGCAACCAACTCTGTACAAAGAATTCCAAACACAAAAGCACTGGATTCTGTTCTCAATAACCTTCTAGATAATGCCCAGAATTCTGAACCAATGTCCTTCAGATACTACACGTGGAACACCTTAGCTTGGGTGTACCATCTCAGGTACCTCGAACTTAACAtgcttcttattttcttatctacTTTACTTCCAAACCTGTTctcacttctgttttctcatgGTATAGTTACTAGAAAGAAGAATCCACTCAAGGCAGAAGCCTCCCCCCACGCCACCAGTTCTCTTCCCCTTCCATTGTCCAACATGAATTTACTAAGTTCTGAAAATCTCTCTAATCAGAACCGTCACCTCCTTGGCACAGTCACCACCCTTAGTCTAGACCCTCATTTTTCACTATTACCACAAGAGCTCCCCACGCTCAGCCTCTGTAGTTTAGCCTGAATCCTGCTACCAGaattttataaacacacacacacacatacacacacacacacacacacacacacacacacaaaagtgtgTTTGGTGGGAGCCCTATATTCCTTTTCAAAAGCTCCTTAATTTGCCGTTGACTCCAGGATCCAGTAATTCAAGGTATTCACCACGCTCAGACCTCAGCCTCTCACCGCAGCCCGTCCATTCTGCACTCCCCTCTCCTGCCAGGATGAGTCAGGCCCTGTGCACCTGGACATACACACTGTTCACTCTGGTTGGAATATTCTTCTCCCCACAGTCACCTCTTTTCTCTTTGAACTGAATCTGCTGCCCCACCCTGCACCCTCACATCCAGCCCGTAACACCCCATCCCCTGCCACCTCCACGGTGAACTTCTACAACCATCAGACTGAAGAGGATCAGGCCTCGGGGTAATTCCAAATACTATTGTGTGAAAGAGCTGAACATGACAGCACAGGCACATTCATTCATCCCACTGAGGAAGTATTTTTGAAAGTGATTCAAATGTGGGCAACTCTCTGCTCACCAACGTGGACGCAGTTGCTATGTGAGTTCCCTAAAGTTGATCATCGGAAATCCATTCAAATAAGGAAAGtgtattaaaacattaaaaaacaaaagctattttaTACAACTCTTTACTATATTCAACCACTAAGCCCTGGCCCTTTTTCTGATGTGgactaaataataattataagccAATTCTGGTCAGTCAAGGCATGCAGGGTAGTGGTTACCCTCTTGGGACAGGGCATGTTCTCCCCATAGTTCTAGCTGCCATTAGTCACACAAGGTATGCCAGCTTCACCTGCTCGGATTGCTGACCTGGCTCCTAAAGGTCTCTGCCACCTTGGCCCCAAAACCATCTTTCGCTTGCTTGAATCCCATCTGACCTCTAAGACTAAGCTCAAGTGCCATCTCCTCTAATAAGTATTTCCCCATTACTCCAGCTAATTTGACCTCCAGCCTCTTTGAATTCCCCCAACATTTTGCTTGTGTATTATGACACATCATACGCCCCTTGTAGCTAGTTGCATCCATGCTTCATTAAGAACTAAGTGGAAACTGTGAGTCAAGGTTAAGTGACCAATTCTGTGATCTCAGGCCACAAAACTGGACACAGCGTCCAGGGTTCTAGGATTTGAGCTGTAGATAAATAACAGAGCCTGCATTTAGCTCACTGAAAAAGGTAAAATTGActttatatgcacacacatactctTACTCTCTCTTCATGTCCCTTCTGTCTGCCTTCTGCTCACAGAAAAATCATAAGACAACTTGATAGatgtgttgttatttttttaataaacagaaaccacaTCACTTCATTTGTTACAGAGAATAATAATGAGAGGCAATAATTCAAGAGGGCCCCAGGAAGCTTTTTCATCGACAAAGTAACAGAAAGGATAAGCACCTTCACTGCCCAAGGCtatgggtaatttttttcttttgatctctGATCTCCCACCCACATCATTATGCCACTTCCAGAATGGAACTCTGCCTTCAAATCTCCTACTAGTTGGAAGGCTGGTCTATCAGCTTGTCTCAGTAACGGAATGGAGGTCCCTAACTCAGCTGAGGAACCTCGAcaagtcttctttgatttcagcCTCATCCCAAGGGCcatgaatgttttctttaaaaagctgcAGGCGAATGAGGTAGAAAGGGCAGAGACATGAGATGGAAACCAGCAGAAGGGCAAAGAGTATGGCTGCCACACCACTAATGGACAGCAGGCCTCCCAAGGCTGAAAATGCAAAAAGCACTGTGACTCCCACATAGCTGCGGGGAGTACATGCCTTCAGTTTCTTCTGTAACATGGGCCATAGGGCAAAAATCTGGATGGCAAATGTCACCATGACAAAGGCATGTAGGGACCGGGGCAGGCGTGAGGCAAGGCAGACAGAAGCAAAGATGGCCATGTTCAAGGACAGTGTGCTGGATACAATGGCAGCATTGGCACCATAGTCAAAGAAGATGAGGTGGCCTAACAGCATGAAGACTGACATGGCATAGATGGTGTCAGTGCTGACGGACTCTGTCAGAGTCTTCAGCACCGGTGAAAAGCCATACGTGAAAGTTATGAAGACTAGGGCACTCTTCAAGTCAGCCCACCGGGTCCGCCCACTCTTCTTCCGTCCTTCACCTCCATCAATGAGATCAAACAAAACATAGCCAATCAGTGAAGAAGCCAGGCCGGTCCCAAAAAGCCAATGGGGAGCCAGAAGACCCTCGTCCATATACCACCAGATAACCACAAAAACACAGACACTGCACAGCTGCTGTATCACCACACTGGACTCAAATACCACAGCCCAATATTGGTATTTCCGGGCATAGACGTTCTTCCGGAGCTCTTCCAGGAAGCTCTGATCCACGTAGTTATCAGGAAAAGGCTGTCGCTCATACAAGACCTTCTGCCACCTGGCCTCTTTGGTGTTAGTTACAGGCTGGGCACACATTATCCTTTCGCTCAAACTCAGGCCAGTTCAATCTCCCTTGCAGAAGTCCATGTGGTTCTCGATCTTTataaagttttgaaataaaaccTCTCTGGAAATTCCATGCTGAGCTGTGGTTGATATTGTACCGACCTTCCCTTGCTTTCAAAGGTAGCAACCCAGGCTAGGCCTACAGTAGATGAGTTTGTTCTCTGAGGCAGAACAATACAGCTAAGTTCCTAGAAGAAGAGAGACTATGAATCTATGGAAGTTGTGAAAGGTCAAGGGTAGGACTGAGTTAAAATCAAACCAACTTATTGCTTTATTAGAAGTTTATTAGCAGTCTGAACAGAATACACATGGTGGCCATCTTATAATTAtggatattaaaatttcatttcagattttacatTATAATCCCTTGTCAGCTATCACTTatggagtgcttactatgtgctaagagTGTTACgtagcttctttcatttaacctCCACTACCTTGCAAATTAGTATTAACCTCACTGTAACTAGTAAAAAAGCTGAGATTCAAAGTGCTTAGGTAACTTTAGCCCAAGTTAACAGTGGTAAATAGTGGATCCAGATTCAAATGAAACTTCTGCCCCAAAGCCTGTGCCTCTAAACCAGTTAACTCAGGAGTTCACATCCTTGAGGTCTATAGATGGGCTTCAGACCGTTCAAAAACCCTATCAATGCATATTTGTAGTTGTAATTTACGCAAATTTCTAGGGTTAGGTTCCAAGCTTTTATTGGGCTCTCCAAGGCATctgttacttaaaataaaaacaaaaaagttaccGGTCTAAAGACAAAAGTAAACCTCACGATACAGAAAGATATGAGCTTTTTGGTTTATTTAACCAAAACCAAGGACTCAAGATTCTTAATCCCTTAACTGAGCTTAACATCCTTTAAAGAGCTATCATCCTACTTATTAACGGCGAAACTCGGGAGGATCAAAGATAATGATACCCTTTTCACGATGGGAAAACTATGAGTCAGAAATACCAAGGTCATGCAGCAAGTCTGCAAGGAAAATTCTTATTGCCCGACCTTGTTTCTTCCATGGAGAGCACGATAGGTTTTGCATCACAAGCCAGACACCCTGAGAGCCCCCCCTCACTACAGCAGGGACCCCAGCCCGGGGATCTCACGGCAGCCGCGGGGGCTGGAGGGTCAGAGGCGCCGAAAAGGGCAACGCCCGCCCGCAGGGCGGGggacggggcgggggtggggcagggtagGGTGTCTCCGCGGGCGCCCTACTCCCCCTCCCGGGCctcccccgcccgccgccgcccctCACCCAGCCTCGGGCCTGCGGGGGGTGGCGGAGGAGGTCCGGAGACACTGATTCCCACTCGGAACCCACCTGCCCGCGAGTTCGTAGGGGTGCGCGGCCCGGGGGAGAGCGGCCACCCGCCTCCTTCCCCATCCGGGGCGCCGGGGTCGTGTCGGCGGCCGACCACTTCCGGGGCCGCCACAACCTCCGCGGCTAGAGCGCCCTTCCTCGGCCTTCGCGGCCACGAGGTCGCTGCTGCCCCCTCCTGGCCGCTCAGAGGAACTCCCGGCTCCTGTCCCGGAAAGAACGCTCTGAGCCAGGAAAGCCGATCCTCAACGGGGAGACTGGGACGTGGCGTCCGAAGGGcaagggagagaggctgggctgggagaagAGAGATTATAACGGCTACTTTGATGGAGCTCCTATTATGAACTCAGGCCCTCAGCTAGGGACTTCCCATGCATCCGTGCATCCACTGGACACATATTCACTAAATATCTACAAGTATCGAGCACTGTTTTAGGTGCTAGTGATACAGCGGTGAAcagaacagacaaaaatccctcccCTCATGAAGCTTTCTGTCTTGTGCATTGACCTGTAAAGTGATGATATCGTCCTCCTTTCACGGAAGacaaaactgaagctcagagaggttgtgatttttccaaggccacacagttggGAAGTGGATTAACCAAGATTAATATCCAATTGTCTATAGCTTCAAAGTGcagttctttcttctgcctcctaGAAGGGATGAGGGTGGAGGGCCCCATGACTGAAAACAGCCAGACACGTTGAATAGGTGGCTGCAAATGTTCAGCTGAGGTCATGGAAATACAAGCAGATGCATGAACAGATGGGAGTAATGAAGAAGCAAAGGGATATAGTAGAACACAAGATGTAGTGGACACAAGTCAGAAAACCTAAatccactcactagctgtgtgactcagCAAATCGCACTGTCTaagttttgatttcttcatctgtaaaatggtgataacacTATTGCCTCTTGGCTACTTAATGGGAGAGTCAACAGGGTCAAATACGGAacataaaaatgctttgtaaagtGTTGACTGCTGTGTAGCTGCTATTAGCTTACTTTGATCATCCTAATGACGGAAATAGCCAAGTGCAATAAACCCTGCAAAATGatctctttccatttccttccagGTTTCTGTTCCAAGATTTGACAAGATTCCGTGGTTTAGTGAGGCCAGCCTCATAAACAAGCCATTAGTGCTCAGCCTCCCGAAAAGGTAATAGCTCAGCCACTGAGGGCAAAGGTTTCAAGCAAAGTCTCATGGAAGATGATTTCTTAAGGGTTAGGGGCAATCATCTGAGGGGCACAGCTGATCGGTTGAGAGACATAAGTCAAGTGCTCAAAACCCAGAAAGGGCCAGGGTTTCTAAGACAAAAGTGAGCCCTGAGAATTGGCCTGGCTGGAGGAGATAAGACCTCAATTAACCTCCCTCTGTACCACCACCACTTAACAATGCAAGAGAATTTTGCCCATGGACACTGCCTTTCAAAAGACTTCTGTCCTCTTCATCATCTTTTCTCCCTGCTTTAgtctgaagttttaaaattttaaccatcAGAAGTCTAGAACCATAAATTCCTGTCTTTACAGAGTAGCAACTTCCTATATTTAAACTTTGAGACAATCTCCTCCAATCTCACCAGTCCTGCCCTTTCAAACCAACTGCTATGGAACAcgtttctatttttcaaaattgggGAAATTCATGTGTAGGGAGCTGCCACTTGAAATAACTGGGTTTCCTCATTCCTCCCCCCTTTTTGATCCCCAGGTGTAGTGATACACCCCAAGGGGGGATGAAAGGAAGGGTGAGTGTGAAAGCTAGAGAGATTATGCTCTCTGAAAACAGTCTTTCCTCCTGTTGGTAACTGTCACGTACCCTCCTGCCCATGGATAAATGACTCTCCATGAGGGATATCCCCTCCACATCCCCACTTCAATAACATGTACCTTTGCCTTGTCTGCTGTAGTTTAAAACACCACATTCTCAGTAAGCAGCTAAACAGTTTTGTGTATTTTCAGAGCACCTATGAAGTGTTTGTTGTTCGAttctgggttgtttgtttttttttttccataacttTGAATATATCTAAACTCTAGCTAATGTCTTAGTATAAAGCAGGCAATCAGAGATTGAATAAACCCAAAGGCttatttactaaataaaaacACAGGTAACATAGTTCTTATTAAGAGTTGTTAGCAGTTCAAGGATCACCATGAGTAATGACAATTTAGCACCTTTTAATTGGGGGCAGGGTACAAACTCACATAACAGTGGTAGTCAGATGGTCGGCATAAATGAATAGAGCTGGCCAAAGGGAACTGTAGTGAAGGGGAGGTCACCTCCCTTAAGGACTGGGACTGCCTGCAGGTATGTGACCCCAGTGGCCAGATCTGCTGGGTTTTCCAACAATAGCAGAAATCTGGATTTTCGTGTGAAATGGCTCCTGTCTGACATCGAAATAGGGTAACATCCC is part of the Balaenoptera musculus isolate JJ_BM4_2016_0621 chromosome 1, mBalMus1.pri.v3, whole genome shotgun sequence genome and encodes:
- the PIGC gene encoding phosphatidylinositol N-acetylglucosaminyltransferase subunit C; this translates as MCAQPVTNTKEARWQKVLYERQPFPDNYVDQSFLEELRKNVYARKYQYWAVVFESSVVIQQLCSVCVFVVIWWYMDEGLLAPHWLFGTGLASSLIGYVLFDLIDGGEGRKKSGRTRWADLKSALVFITFTYGFSPVLKTLTESVSTDTIYAMSVFMLLGHLIFFDYGANAAIVSSTLSLNMAIFASVCLASRLPRSLHAFVMVTFAIQIFALWPMLQKKLKACTPRSYVGVTVLFAFSALGGLLSISGVAAILFALLLVSISCLCPFYLIRLQLFKENIHGPWDEAEIKEDLSRFLS